The sequence AACGCCGCGCCCGGAACCACCAGCGCGATGGCCAGGGTCAGGATCAGGCTCAGGCTCAGGGTGATCAGCCCGTAAGTTAATTTCTTCATTTAAGTTTCCTCCTATGTTTTTGTTGTTATTTAGCTTGTTTTTATTGGCGGATGCGCTCTCGCTTATCCGCCCTACATCCTACATGCTTCCCCCCCTGGCTGATGCCGTCGCCCTCTCCGCCTCCGGCGGGGAGGGTTGGGGTGGGGTGGGTGGGGTGTTATTGAATCCCCCCGTATTTCTTCAAATCCTCAGCCGAGTTGCCGAAGAACTTGGCCACAGCCAGGGTATCCGGCGAGGTCTCGATCTCGTCCGCATGCTGCTTTTTCCCGGGCAAATCCTTCACCGGCACCACCTGCGGTGCCTTGGAGACGTAGATATTAAAGCCCTTCAAATCCTTCCGGGCGTAATCCGTCGCCCATTCCGTCTGGTCCGGGGTGATTTTTCCGGCATGCAGCGCGGCATCCACCGCCTCTTTGGCATCCCGCTCGGCGAGCTGGGCCTTAACGCTGTTTAGCTCCTCGCGGGTCACCATGTTTTCCTTGCCGCGTTTCAGCGCGTGGATGTTTGCCACCACGGTGCTCGTGTCCGGGTTTTCCTCATCCATCCCCAGGGCCTCGATCACGTCCTTGGCAATGATTTTTTTTTCATCGGGTTGGATTTCGCCAAAGGCTGCGATCATGGCATCGGCCAGCACGTCATCGGTGACATCCTCGCCCAGGGTTTCCAGCTTGGCCGCGATGGGCGTTACCACCGTGGTGCCCTTGCCTTCCATGTCTTTGAGTTTAGCCAGTAATTTTTTTACAAATTCGTTCATTTCAGAGTCCTCCTTTTCAGGGTTTACAATCATATTTTTTGCCGCAATCGGCACCGCATCCACGGTTTTGGGCGTGTTGGTAAGCGCCACCGAGTGCAGAAATACCACCCGGTTATCACTTGCCCGGATCCCAAACACCGGGGAATGATACCGGTATTCGCGCTTTTCAATCATCTGCGCGGCCGCCTCGGTCCACTCCACCCGGGCCAGGATCCCGGCCTCCGGATCCCACTTAAGCTCTTTAATCCACCCGGCCGCCGGCGCCTTATCACCAAAAATGGTCTGGTGCTCGTAATCCCACACCACGTCCGTGCCGCCCCGGGTAAACTGGCGGGCCACCATCTCGTAGGCTTTCTGATCCACCAGAAACTTTTCGCCGGTCTTTAACGCGCCCGGCCCGGCCTTCCATAGCACCACCCACTCGGGCGCGGCGCCGTCTGCCGTGGGGGCGATTTCCCGGGCGATCAGCCCTAAAATTAAATCCGTTTTCATAAGTCAAGCTCCTGCTTCATCTTCTCGCGCAATTCAGGCGGGTACTTGTCCACCCGCGGCGTGTAATCCTTTTTCCCGGGGGCATAATCCCAGCCCGGGTCCAGGCCGTTTGGCACCATTTCCGTCTCGCCTGTGGCCGGGTTTTCCCACGCGTAATAGTCGGTCTCGGGCGCCGGGTCCGGCCCGTCTTTTCCCAGCCGCTCCATGTCCCGGCGGGAAAGCGTCTCGACAAAGCACTTGCAGCCCCAGCCGTTCGGGGGGTAATGCGTATCCCACCAGGGATCATCCGCGGCCAGGACTTTTCCGTCCCAGTCTAAATGCTTTTGCCGGGGGTTGATGCTGGCATCCGAGTGCCGGTATCGCCAGTACGGCCGCAGGCGTTTCACATCCGGGTCCTGCATCTGCTTGTATCTGCCGGCCGCATACTGGGTGCGCAGGTTGGTTTCATATATGGTTTTGGTCCGCCACCCGCGGCCGCCCTTGTATTGCCAGCCGTACTTGGCCACAATATTGTCAAAGTCTTTCCTGAATTCCTCAAGCGTGGTGCCCTGTTCCAGGGCCTTATCAATCGCGGACCGAAAATCGGTCAGCATATCCGCCTTGGCCGCGCCCGCCACCATGAACGACCGGTTATGGGCATCGGCCATGATGTCGGTCCACCGCTCCGTGGGGATGGAGAGTTTGTCCCGGAAAAAATCGATGGCCTCTTTGAATGCGAGGTCTCCCCATTCAACCGGCATGTTTTATACGCCCTTATCTGTGGCGGGCACGGTGGCCCGCCCTACAAAATTAATCGACATTTTGCATAACCTCGTATCTGCCCGCGAGCTGCGCGGCCAGCATGGCCTCGGCCATGACATCGGAAAACGCCTGGGCGTCCATGTTTGGATACAGTTCAAACAGCCCGTCCCGGATTTCGGCCAGGCTGTTGGCGTTGGCCACAAGCTGGCGGATGGGTTCCAAAAGTTTCTCCCCGGCATTCGCTGCCGCATCGCCCAGGCGATCGGCGTAAATGTCCGCGATGTCCTTGTCATCATTTGCGTCAGCCGCCGCATATAAAGATTTTCCGTCGCTTCCGCGCCTCGAAATGACCGGCCGATGTTTGGCAGACACCGGCGGCGGAACCGCTTGCGGCGGTCCGCCCACAACTTCCTCGCCTTTCTCCGGCTCGGGGATCTGGAACTGCTCCCGGTACCAGCGCGCCGGCACCGAGACTTTCGCGGTCACCTTATCCAGGTACTCGGCCTTGGCCACAAAGTCCTCGGGCTCGGTCCACTTGGCGGAAAAAAGCGGCACATCCGTATCCCACCCGAAGTTAAACCCGACCACGGGGCGGATGAGCTGGTGCCGGACCGTGGCCGCAATGGCCCGGGCATCCGCCCGGATGAGATCTGTGCGCACGTCATTGTGCACATTGGCCGCGGCATAACTGCCTTTGTCCCCGATATCCGCGGTCAGGGTCCCGCCCAGAATGGCCTTGCTCATTTCCTTGTTTCCGAACGCGGCCAGCTGCCGGTATAGCTCGCCCGTGTCTTTGCCCCGGTTGGTCTCAATAAACTCGATTTCCGTGGCCTTTGAGATCACCCCGGCCGCGTCCGTGCCGATGGAGCGGATGGCGTTAATCAGCGCGGACTTGTCGTCTTTACTGGCGCCCGGATCGTATTTGCCGATCCGAAGCGGCATGCCGTAAACCTCGGCAAAAATTATCCAGTCCTTGATGGAGTAGTTTTTAATCAGCCACATCCAGGAGCACACCCGGTAGATGCCGGAGCGCGTGGCGTTTCCGCTCTTTCCGCCGTACACGTGCATCATCAGTTTCCAGGGCGGAATCTCGCCGCCCATCAGCTCCTCGTCCGATATCAGGCGCGGAATCTGGGTCACGTAGCCGCGGGTATCGGTAAAGATAAAGCGCTTGCGCTGGACAAACTCAAACTCGGTGGGAATGGCCATCCCGGAACTCACATCCCACTGGACCTCAACTGCGGAAAAGCCGTTGCCGACAGCCTCCTGCAAAGTGACCAGGGTATCCTCCCAGTCGGTTCGGTCAAAGACGTTTTCCTGCACAAAGTCGGCCACCTGCTGGGCCCGGGCCGAATCATCGGTTGGGGTCAGGGTAAAATCCGCGTCCAGGATTACATTGTGGCGCTTACTGATTTCGCCCTGGAGGTGCCCGTCCTTTTCGTGGATCTGGTCAAACAGCTCCGCCTGCTGAGCCATGTCCCCGGCGTCCGCCTGGCGCAGCATAGAGGCCAGGGCTTCCGGGGTCAGCCCCGAGGTCACGTAGTCCCGGTCCGTCCCGTACATCACCGCCGCGGGCAGGGAATCCTGCTCAGGCGTTTTTCTTTGTTTTATTTCCCGTCCGAACTGGTCGAGAATGGGCATTTATTTTCCCTCGTCTTAATCTTAATCTGATCGGCGGATGCGCTCGCCGCTTATCCGCCCTACGAATCATCGCCCCCACCCTCGGCTGGTGCCGTCCCCCTCTCCGCCTCCGGCGGGGAGGGTTGGGGTGGGGTGGGTGGGGTGGCCCACCGGCCGCCGCCTACCGATCACCGGCCAGCCTTACCCCTTCAAAAAACCCGTCCACCGCCGTGGTCAGGTGCCGGTCGGAGACTCCGGAAAGGCCCAGGATTTTGCCGTCTGACAAATCCACCCGGGCGCCCGCGTTTTCCGCCAGCACCAGAACCTGCCGGATCAGCACCGGATCCACATCCAGGTTGGCGAGCCGGGAAAGCCCCTGGTTTAGCTGCACCGCATCCACCCGGCCGGCCTGGAGGTTCTTATAAAAAGCCAGGGCCGGCGGTACCAGGTCCGGGTATTTTTCCGCCAGGTGCGCGCCGGCCAGTACCGCGGCCGTATCAATGGCGGTGAGGGCCACGGCGTCCGCATGAGATCCGCTTGAGAGGTCCGCTTGAAATTTGCCGCAGCCCGTTAACATAATATTGGCCGCCACCAGCCCCAGAAAAAGGGCCACGATGCCGATGGTTGCAAGTTTTTGGTTCATGTTCGCTCGCTTTCGCTTCGCTTTGGTGGTCAGTTGCCGGTAGTCGGTAGTCGGTAGTCAGTTGTCATTGGACCACTGATTACCGACCACTGACCACTGACCACCGTCCACTGATTATTTAATCCTCGCCGGCCGGTCATCATAAACCGCGGTGCCGGCAAACTCGCCCGGCCAGGGCGCCTTTTTGCGCCGGACCGGCAAACTTGATTCTTTATCCACAATGGAAATATACTCGCTGCAAAACATCGCCCGTGCGTTCGCAGACACATGGCCCAGCACGTTCCGCAACAGCGATCGGTAATCATAGGGCGTGCCCACGTATTTAAGCGACACCCGGCCCACGGTTTTTCGCATGCCGTCCCATTCGCGGCGCATGGGCAGCCAGTAGATCCGGCCCGAGTGGTTTTCCACATACCGGGACAGCCTTGTTAAAACGATCCCCGTGGCCGCGGCCTGGAGTACGTACACATGCTCCGTGTCGTAGTCGGTCAACCGGATCACCCGCATGGTGTGGTTGACCGGCTTTTTCGTCCGGCACCGGATCAGTTTTGAGATAATGCCGCTGCCGGCAACCTCGATCAGATCGCCCGTGGCCATCTGGTGCCTGTGGTTGTAATATGTGTTGGTGCGGTTATCCGGCATTACCCAAAAGCCCCTTTTTTTGTAAATGTTCGTTCGGTTACGGTCTCGTACTCGGGCCGGCCGGCGGGTTTCTGGCCGGCATGAAGCGCCAGGGCCAGGGCCCAGAACCGGTCGGCGTGGCCGTCCTCGGAGCGGTCCGCATCAAACCGGACATTTCCCGCCGCGGTGACCACTTTTTTAATGGATCTCAAATCCTTGCGGATTGTTCCCTCATTGGGAACTTTAATCGCCCGCTCCTCAAACGCGTGCCGCACCGGGTAGGCCAGCGCCTCTTTGACGGCGTTGGTAAAGGTTACCGCTTCCACCCGGTAGTCCCCGTATTTCTCCTGGGCCCGCTCGGTGAACTGCATGCCCAGGCCCGTGTTATCAATGCAGCAGCGCCGGATCTGGGGCAGGTCCAAAAGCTCATATAAAACCGCTTCCTGCTCGGCAAACCGCCGTTTTTCCAGGGCAATTACGGACCGGGTAAAAAAGGTCTCAAGCACCCGCTCCAAAACCCAGATGACCGTCAAATCCTTTTTCCGGCCCACGTCCACGCCCAGGTAGAACTCGCTGTTGGGGAGGTATCCGATCAGGTCCGGACCGATCTCCCACTCATCTGAGAGCGCATACTCGCAGGCCGCGATATCGTCATAGGTCAGAAACGCGGTCTCGTCATCCGCGGGCACGCACATGTACTCCTGCAGGAACTGCTCCTCGTCCGCGCACCCGGAGCGGATATAATCAAAATATGCGGCCTCGTCCATGTCCTGGCGCTCGTCATCGGCCGGGAGCTTGGATTGCAGCTTAAACAGAAACCCGCAGTCCAGCGCATCCTGCAAGGTCACCTTGTGGTGGGAGATAGATTTGGGGTTTCCCCCGTGCTTGATCTCGTCGCAAAGCCTGGCGAAAAAGTTCTGGGTGCCCCGGTGCGAGGAGAATATTTCCAAATTGCCGCCCCAGGTGATGCCGGGATACGCAATGGAATAGAGCATTTTTGGATCCGGATGCAGCGCAAACTCATCTAACACCCGGCCCCCGCGTTTGCCCGCCTGGGCGTTGGGGTTTGAGCTCATGGAGTGGATCCGCCGCGAATTGGCAAAGCGGACCACAAACGCGGAGAGCTTTTTTTCCGGATCGATCACCACCTCGCCCAGGTCCCGGGCAGCCACGTTTAAAATCTCGGCAAACGCCTTGCAGTCCTCCAGAAAAAGCCGGGCCTGGATCTCGTCTCGCGATGACACCCACTGGTCATAGCGGGCGCCCCGCGGCGAGGTCGTTTTCACCTGCCGGTAGGCAGACGCCCAGGACAGCCCGATCTGCCGGGACTTCTCCATCAATTTCAGCCGCGAATCATCCCGGATCCACTCGGCCTGATACGGCAGAAACAGGGTGTCCTTGTCCTTTGGTATGTTTTTTGCGTTACCCACTATCGCGCCGCCCGCTTATGTGTAGGGCGGGCCACCGTGCCCGCCTATAAAATGGCCACCGTGCCCGCCTATAACAGCTTAATTTTCTGCTCGATCTCTTTTAACGTCTCCGCGTCAATCCCTTTGGGGCGATCCGGATCCGCGTCATCCGCTCCGTGCTCGGCCCGCATTTTTTCAATTAACGCGATCGCATCCTTCATCTGGCGAATGGCATTTAGATCCACCCCGTTCGGCCGGGTCAGCATATTGTTGATCTTTCGCTCGATCACCTCGGAGAGCGCATCCGCCGCCTCTTTGGGCGAATTAATCTTGACCGGCTCCATCGGTGCGGCGTCCGCATCCTCGCCCGCGGCCGCGTTTTTGGCAGCCATGCCCCCGATTTTTTCCAGGGCGGCCACCGCGTAAACATCCTGGGGATCCAGGGAGCCCATCGCCTTCTGGATGAGTTTCTGGCGGAGCAGCACCGTATTGCGCTTGATGTCTGCAAACGCCTGCTTGTACTCGCGCCGCCGCTCCGGCCAGCCGGACTCCGCCCCCCAGCGCTGGAGCTGGGAGATTGATACCCCCGTGGCTTGAGCCACCTGCTCATAGGTGAGCCCGTCCACGATATACATTTCCTCCGCGCGAAACCGGGTCTCCAGCGGGATCTCTTTACCCATTGCCGTTACCCCCGGCCCAGGGCGCGCTCAATGGCCCCAATCTGGTCTATGAGCTCGCGGTACTGGATCACCTTCTCGGCCAGATCCACCGCGGTCTCGGCCGCGGCATCCGCGTTTAAATGCTCGATCGCCTCAAACGGGTCCAGGTTGGCGCGCACCGAATCGCGCAGCGAGTTGATTTTAAGCTTTAAAGTGCGCAGCTCGTGGCGCTTTTCCGCCAGCCGGCCTTCATACTTTAAGCGCTCGTTTTCCATTTACTTGTCCTCCGGGCCGGGGGCCTGTTTTTTGATCCGGTTTAACGGGCAGTACTGGTTGCGGTTGATGTCATCCGCCGCCCGCTGCCAGGCCTGGGTATTCATGATGATTACATCGTGCAGGTCCTTGGCGATCTGCTTGTAATCCTTGGTCAGCTCCAGGTAGTCGTTTACCAGGGAGACGTTGTTTTCATACATCCGCTTGATCTGGGTCATGTCGTCTTTGTATTTGTCCAGAATGACACGGGTTTCTTTTTTATCGTACCACCACATAAAAACAATCAGCCCGGGCAGGCCAAATATTTGGAGTATCTCTATCAGTCCAACGGGTATTAACTCCGGCATTTACCCCCCTTGTTAAAGTGTTTGGATTTTCCGTAGGCAACGGGCGGCATCTGCCGCAGCGTTCGGGTATTGATGTTCGGGCAGGTCTTGTGCGGATTAAAATCCGCATGCCCGTATATCTGGTCAATGGAGGTAAGGGTCTTAATATCAAACAGCGAGCAGAGAAGATCCGGCAAGGACTGGCAGAGCTGCCGCGCGGTGAAGTGGTGACGGCCGATCAGACAGATCCCGATCGAGTCATAATTTTCGCCGCGGCAGTGCGCGCCCACCTGGTCGAGCCTGCGGCCCTGCCGGGTCATGCCGTCATAGTCCGGATCATAGGCGTCGTTATAGGCCACGCACCCGTTGGTGATCACGTAGTGATAGCCGATCATGTCAAACCCGCGCGCCACGTGCCAGCGATCGATTTCCGCAACCGATCCCCAGTCCGAGTCCGAACAGTGGATAATAATTTTTTTAATGTCTTTGATGCTTCGAGAATGGATCACGGATCTCTCCCTGCTGTTAAAACACTGGAAGAAAACCCGCGACTGAAAGACTGGTCAGCTGGGCGAAAATGCAGTTTCGCCCAGCTTTTGGAAAGGAGCCGATTACAGCTAACTGTTTAAGTTCATACCCAAAAAAATTGTCTCTTGCAACAATTTTTTTGTATCTACGCCAATTTTTTTAAAGGCACCGCCCCTAAAATTTACTTTGGAAAAAGGCACCGCCCCTTACCCCCCCCTTTGAAAAAGGGGGGGATTGGGGGGATTTAATATCCCGCCGGCACGCATCCCGGCAGGGGCCGGGGGAAAACCCCCCGGGGATGATCAATCAATCTCCACGATCCGCTGCACCTTACCGCCATACACCGTGATCCGTAAATCATCCGGATCATCGCCCCAGGCATCCGGCACCGAGTAATACCAATAATTGATCCGCACCTTTGTCCAGTTGCCCCCGCGCTCGATGTATTTAAATTTCGCCTCTTTGTAATGCGGCCGCCCGAAGTTTCTAACCAGCTCGGAAACCGAATCCCCTTCGCTGACCAACTTGTTTCCGGACCGGAAAAAACTTTTCTCCACCTCAATGGCCCCGGCCCGGCCGGCGGCAAACAGGAAACATACGACAAACAAACAGACAAACAATTTTTTCATGACGCACCTCCTGCTTACCAATCCGAAACACTTAGAATTTGGGCCTCAATCTTTGCGGCCTGGTTATTCTCGGTGATAGGATGTTTTATTCCGCATGATCGGCCCGGATAAATCGGGTCAGTGCTATTGGGCCAAAACTTAGCGCTGTCAATCAGATTGCCGCTTGAATCCCTTGCGATAATTTCTATTTTGGGTGCGCCTGAAACGTTACCCACATTTTTAATTTCACCCATCGCCCACAAAGTTCCACTCCGCCACTCGCCGCGCAAACTAATAATCTCAAAGTTGGATATGGAAATATCAGAGCCGGCAAAACACAGGGGAGACAAAAACAAGATAAGAAAAAGACAACAGACAATTCGTTTCATGACGCACCTCCAAAAATTTAGACGTTAACGCAAAACCAGCGGGCGGCCGGGCATGTCCTCGCTCTCTACCAGGCAGCCCACCACGATCATCCCCTCGGGCAGCCGGTCGCCGATGCGGAAAACCTCGCTGCCGCGGCCGATACCGGTTTTGCTGTCGGGGTTGCCTTTGGATTTTTTCGCGGGCAGGTTGCTTTTGACGATATTTTCAAGCTGCATCACCACATTCGTCAGATGCGTGACCCGCTTTTTCAGATCCGCAAATTCCACCGACTCCGGCGCCGGCTGGGGCTGTTCCGGCCGCTCCGTAAGCCGGCGCTCCATTTCGTTAAACGCCGCGATATAGGCCTCTTTCACCCGGGCGGCCTTTGCCCCGGTAAACCCGGTCACCAGAAACACAAACCCGTCCCGGGTGAGCTTGTACATGGGCCGGGCTTTGTTCTGATGGTCAAGATATGAGGCCGGCGCAAAATTGCGCTGGCTAAACTTCCGGGAACATTCCAGATTTTTAATAATTTTGAGCACGTCCTTGTGCTCCTTTTCAAACTTATCCGCAATGATCTTTGATGTGGTGACAGGCTGGCCGTTTTCAACGGACACGAAGTTGACGGGTTCAATAACGTTTTGGTTTTTAGACATAACAATCTCCTCTCATAAATGGGGAGATGTGTCTGAGCCCCAAAACAAGGCCCCCGCATACCTCGCAGCATGCGGCATCTCCCCAAGTGTTTTTACAAATAAAAATAGCCATCTAACGGGCGGCCCTCCGGTTTTGGTTTTCAGACGGTATCAATGTACCGCCGATTAATTTTAAAAGTCAAGGGGTTTTCCCCGCCCGGTCTTGTCCCTCCAAATCGAAATCGCTATCGGGATCGGGATCGGCTTTATAAACGTAAAACATCGATCCCGATACCGATCCCGATTTCGATTTCGATGGGTTTACGAGCTGCCGGCCCGGCCACGGATCCGGGCGAGCATCTCCTCGACACTTTCATTTATCGGCGCGGGTTCGGCCTCATCGCGTTTGGGCCGATACCGCCCGGTATTCTCGGCCCGGTTGCGCTTGACCTCGGCCTGCTTGTCCATCTCGTCCGCGATCTCATAGGCCACGGCCTTTAAATACCCGTGGCTTTTTAGCGGCAGCCGCCGGGGCGGGGTCTCGATCACCCGCTCCATTGCCCGGGCCCAGGCCTCGGCGTGGTTTTTGCGGGCCGGCTTTTTATCGTGGGCGATGTGGCTCTCCCCCACCAGCACGGCCAGCTCGCCCGCCAGCCGAAGCGCCTTTTTCCAGGAAAGCCCCCGGCCGCCCGCCGGGCGGAAAAGGGCGAGATAGCCCAGAAAATTTCTGGCCACCCCGCCGGGCAGCTCCGATATGATTTTAAGCGCCTGCCGGGCGTTGGCGTCGGCCTGCCAGGCCTCGGCTGATGCCACCGCCCCGCAGGCCGGGCACGTAAGCTTCAAAGTTTTACCCCCGCGGTATCCACCCCGATCTCCTCTTTTTCCGTGCGCTCCGTGCCAATGGCGGACAGCGCCTGGTCATCCCAGTGATCGATCGTATCCCAGTCCACACTCTCAACGACCTTGACCGCCTGATCATACCAGCCGTTTGCCCGAAGCGCCGCGATCACGGACGCCTTGTCCTTCACCCGCTTGGCCCGCCTGAGCACCGCCCACCGGATAACCGCGCCCGAGGGCAGCACCGCCCGGTCAGACTCCTGGCGCGTGTCAAAGAGATCCGCCTTATTGATTTTCACAAACTTGACCAGGTCCTTTTCATACCCCGCGATGGCCTCTTTAAGCGGCCGGATCTTGTCCGCATACTGGGCCTTGACCCGCTCCATCGCATCAATCATCTCCGCCTCCAGATACCCCAGCTGCGCCCGCTTCCGGGCCAGCTCATAAACCGTGGTATCCGCCTGATCATGGAGGCTGTTTGTTTCTTTCTTTTTAGACATATAGGCTCCTTTTGTGTTTCAATCTTGATCTTGCTTTGAAACGACTTTATTTGGGGAATCTCTAAAGATCATGGCTTGACAATATTCTCTAAAGCCGCCGCCGGCATCAATGGCCTGGATTCCGCCGATCGGTTCCCATCCCA comes from Desulfobacterales bacterium and encodes:
- a CDS encoding phage protease, coding for MKTDLILGLIAREIAPTADGAAPEWVVLWKAGPGALKTGEKFLVDQKAYEMVARQFTRGGTDVVWDYEHQTIFGDKAPAAGWIKELKWDPEAGILARVEWTEAAAQMIEKREYRYHSPVFGIRASDNRVVFLHSVALTNTPKTVDAVPIAAKNMIVNPEKEDSEMNEFVKKLLAKLKDMEGKGTTVVTPIAAKLETLGEDVTDDVLADAMIAAFGEIQPDEKKIIAKDVIEALGMDEENPDTSTVVANIHALKRGKENMVTREELNSVKAQLAERDAKEAVDAALHAGKITPDQTEWATDYARKDLKGFNIYVSKAPQVVPVKDLPGKKQHADEIETSPDTLAVAKFFGNSAEDLKKYGGIQ
- a CDS encoding phage minor head protein; the protein is MPVEWGDLAFKEAIDFFRDKLSIPTERWTDIMADAHNRSFMVAGAAKADMLTDFRSAIDKALEQGTTLEEFRKDFDNIVAKYGWQYKGGRGWRTKTIYETNLRTQYAAGRYKQMQDPDVKRLRPYWRYRHSDASINPRQKHLDWDGKVLAADDPWWDTHYPPNGWGCKCFVETLSRRDMERLGKDGPDPAPETDYYAWENPATGETEMVPNGLDPGWDYAPGKKDYTPRVDKYPPELREKMKQELDL
- a CDS encoding DUF935 family protein, producing MPILDQFGREIKQRKTPEQDSLPAAVMYGTDRDYVTSGLTPEALASMLRQADAGDMAQQAELFDQIHEKDGHLQGEISKRHNVILDADFTLTPTDDSARAQQVADFVQENVFDRTDWEDTLVTLQEAVGNGFSAVEVQWDVSSGMAIPTEFEFVQRKRFIFTDTRGYVTQIPRLISDEELMGGEIPPWKLMMHVYGGKSGNATRSGIYRVCSWMWLIKNYSIKDWIIFAEVYGMPLRIGKYDPGASKDDKSALINAIRSIGTDAAGVISKATEIEFIETNRGKDTGELYRQLAAFGNKEMSKAILGGTLTADIGDKGSYAAANVHNDVRTDLIRADARAIAATVRHQLIRPVVGFNFGWDTDVPLFSAKWTEPEDFVAKAEYLDKVTAKVSVPARWYREQFQIPEPEKGEEVVGGPPQAVPPPVSAKHRPVISRRGSDGKSLYAAADANDDKDIADIYADRLGDAAANAGEKLLEPIRQLVANANSLAEIRDGLFELYPNMDAQAFSDVMAEAMLAAQLAGRYEVMQNVD
- a CDS encoding N-acetylmuramoyl-L-alanine amidase; this encodes MIHSRSIKDIKKIIIHCSDSDWGSVAEIDRWHVARGFDMIGYHYVITNGCVAYNDAYDPDYDGMTRQGRRLDQVGAHCRGENYDSIGICLIGRHHFTARQLCQSLPDLLCSLFDIKTLTSIDQIYGHADFNPHKTCPNINTRTLRQMPPVAYGKSKHFNKGGKCRS
- a CDS encoding Rha family transcriptional regulator, encoding MSKNQNVIEPVNFVSVENGQPVTTSKIIADKFEKEHKDVLKIIKNLECSRKFSQRNFAPASYLDHQNKARPMYKLTRDGFVFLVTGFTGAKAARVKEAYIAAFNEMERRLTERPEQPQPAPESVEFADLKKRVTHLTNVVMQLENIVKSNLPAKKSKGNPDSKTGIGRGSEVFRIGDRLPEGMIVVGCLVESEDMPGRPLVLR
- a CDS encoding host-nuclease inhibitor Gam family protein, with the translated sequence MSKKKETNSLHDQADTTVYELARKRAQLGYLEAEMIDAMERVKAQYADKIRPLKEAIAGYEKDLVKFVKINKADLFDTRQESDRAVLPSGAVIRWAVLRRAKRVKDKASVIAALRANGWYDQAVKVVESVDWDTIDHWDDQALSAIGTERTEKEEIGVDTAGVKL